A stretch of Paludisphaera rhizosphaerae DNA encodes these proteins:
- a CDS encoding DUF1559 family PulG-like putative transporter encodes MPNRRPARGFTLIELLVVIAIIAVLIALLLPAVQSAREAARRSQCVNNLKQLALACMNYESSNGCFPPQSMMYPNQNPPAIAQLPFSWIPSLLQFTEQMPMFNAINFLVEPMHSGPGGYANTTASLARLNILTCPSDPGPGVVRTWAGNTSLSYGATNYVGNIGGPGIGGPVATGTIIPAPGAPQNSNYASANYGIVTIGAIADGTSNTGLMSEHLTGRQSGTMGTRVARSSNMAKTGVFESPTGVASSGNPAADNLKFYQLCQTIPDSPGGRYWTPGQLWIATYPQWIVITNYNHHGTPNQVSCANPSDPGQNGSTIAYVGLAGSAPPNSFHSGGVNMALADGSVRFIKDSISPQTWWALGTRAGGEVISSDSY; translated from the coding sequence ATGCCGAACCGACGCCCCGCACGTGGCTTCACGCTGATCGAGCTGTTGGTGGTGATCGCCATCATCGCCGTCCTGATCGCGCTGCTGCTCCCCGCCGTGCAGTCGGCCCGCGAGGCCGCCCGGCGCAGCCAATGCGTCAACAACCTGAAGCAGCTCGCGCTGGCCTGCATGAACTATGAGAGCTCCAACGGCTGTTTCCCGCCCCAGTCGATGATGTACCCTAACCAGAACCCTCCGGCGATCGCCCAGCTCCCGTTCAGCTGGATCCCGAGCCTGCTCCAGTTCACGGAGCAGATGCCGATGTTCAACGCGATCAACTTTCTGGTTGAGCCGATGCACTCGGGTCCTGGCGGCTACGCGAACACGACGGCCTCCCTCGCCCGTTTGAACATCCTCACGTGCCCCTCCGATCCGGGCCCAGGCGTCGTTCGGACCTGGGCCGGCAACACGTCGCTGTCCTACGGGGCGACGAACTACGTGGGCAACATCGGCGGGCCTGGGATCGGCGGGCCGGTCGCGACGGGGACCATCATCCCCGCGCCGGGCGCCCCCCAGAACAGCAACTACGCCAGCGCCAACTACGGCATCGTGACGATCGGCGCGATCGCGGACGGCACTTCCAACACGGGCCTGATGAGCGAACACCTGACGGGACGGCAGTCCGGCACGATGGGAACCCGAGTGGCCCGCAGCAGCAACATGGCGAAGACGGGCGTCTTCGAGTCTCCCACAGGCGTTGCGTCCTCGGGAAACCCGGCGGCCGACAACCTGAAGTTCTATCAGCTCTGCCAGACCATCCCGGACTCGCCCGGCGGCCGCTACTGGACCCCGGGCCAGCTCTGGATCGCCACCTATCCGCAGTGGATCGTCATCACCAACTACAACCACCACGGCACGCCCAACCAGGTCTCCTGCGCCAACCCGAGCGACCCTGGTCAGAACGGCAGCACGATCGCCTACGTCGGCCTGGCCGGCAGCGCCCCGCCGAACAGCTTCCATTCCGGCGGCGTGAACATGGCCCTTGCTGACGGCTCGGTCCGGTTCATCAAGGACTCGATCAGCCCTCAGACCTGGTGGGCCCTCGGCACCCGCGCCGGCGGCGAGGTCATCAGCTCCGACTCCTATTGA
- the mutM gene encoding DNA-formamidopyrimidine glycosylase: MPELPEVETMVRGLRPALEGRRLLGLELHDPSMLLGCTAEEFKARGVGVRVAEVKRRGKWVVIGLADDRGMIVIQPRMTGGFRLIEPDRPEHVRLTFRLASPEASVWFCDTRRLGRILWFDGPDEADVAFGRSHGPDALEITRVELAARLRRTRRAIKPTLMDQKVLAGIGNIYADEILFEARLHPLRVSAELTSREVDRLHAAIAPVLSKAIAAEGASFDAGYRTVLGLEGGFLAVNSMYGRAGEPCKGCGAPIEKTRIAGLIGRPTYLCPRCQPQRRPRRGASDRDG, from the coding sequence ATGCCTGAACTTCCCGAGGTCGAGACGATGGTGCGCGGCCTGAGGCCCGCCCTGGAGGGCCGCAGGCTTCTCGGCCTGGAACTTCACGACCCGTCCATGCTGCTGGGGTGTACGGCGGAGGAGTTCAAGGCGCGGGGCGTCGGGGTGCGGGTCGCGGAGGTGAAGCGCCGGGGCAAGTGGGTCGTGATCGGGCTGGCCGACGACAGGGGGATGATCGTCATTCAGCCCCGGATGACTGGAGGCTTTCGCCTGATCGAGCCCGATCGTCCGGAGCACGTGCGACTGACGTTCCGACTGGCGAGCCCGGAGGCGTCGGTCTGGTTCTGTGACACGCGACGTCTGGGACGGATCCTCTGGTTCGACGGCCCTGATGAAGCGGATGTCGCCTTCGGCCGCTCGCATGGGCCGGACGCTCTGGAGATCACCCGAGTCGAGCTGGCCGCGAGGCTGCGGCGGACGCGGCGGGCGATCAAACCGACGCTCATGGATCAGAAGGTGCTGGCGGGGATCGGCAACATCTACGCCGACGAGATCCTCTTCGAGGCTCGGTTGCATCCGTTGCGGGTCTCGGCCGAGCTGACCTCTCGCGAGGTCGACCGCCTGCACGCGGCGATCGCCCCGGTGCTGTCGAAGGCGATCGCCGCCGAGGGCGCGAGCTTCGACGCCGGTTATCGAACAGTCCTGGGGTTGGAGGGGGGCTTTCTCGCGGTCAACTCGATGTACGGCCGGGCCGGCGAGCCCTGCAAGGGATGCGGGGCTCCGATCGAGAAAACCCGCATCGCCGGTCTGATCGGCAGGCCGACTTACCTTTGTCCGCGATGTCAGCCGCAGAGGCGGCCGCGGCGTGGCGCGTCGGACAGGGACGGTTAA
- a CDS encoding DeoR/GlpR family DNA-binding transcription regulator, whose translation MLPETRRQRLRELIAERGYATLDELVRALNVSESTVRRDLEALDLSGVVRRTHGGAVSAGEARTSALPAFDERTHTAIAEKRAIGAATAALIEDGDSVLLDGGTTTLEVARAILERNIHVQVVTNSLPIAQLVATAPRADLILIGGYVYPRTGVALGPLAIAEMGEIRVRTAVLGAGGIMADGVSNSNLLLVETERRMMTCGQEVVIVADRTKFGRPALAKLCGWDEVTRLVCDSQAPADLRRTIEAAGVVVHEAGPVDRNGHAGMTGTKSETTDERTEA comes from the coding sequence ATGCTCCCTGAGACCCGACGCCAGCGGCTCCGCGAGCTCATCGCCGAGCGGGGCTACGCGACGCTCGACGAGCTTGTGCGGGCTCTGAACGTCTCGGAGAGCACGGTCCGTCGCGATCTGGAAGCCCTGGACCTTTCCGGGGTGGTTCGCAGAACTCACGGCGGAGCGGTCTCGGCGGGAGAGGCGCGGACGTCTGCCTTGCCGGCCTTCGACGAGCGGACGCACACCGCGATCGCCGAGAAACGGGCGATCGGCGCGGCGACCGCCGCTCTGATCGAGGACGGCGATTCAGTCCTGCTGGACGGCGGCACGACGACCCTGGAGGTGGCCCGCGCGATTCTGGAGCGGAACATCCACGTCCAGGTGGTGACCAACAGCCTGCCGATCGCCCAACTGGTGGCGACGGCTCCACGGGCCGATTTGATTCTGATCGGGGGTTACGTCTACCCCCGGACGGGCGTCGCCCTGGGTCCGCTGGCCATCGCTGAGATGGGCGAGATCCGGGTGCGAACGGCGGTCCTGGGCGCGGGCGGGATCATGGCCGACGGCGTCTCCAACTCCAACCTCCTGCTGGTGGAGACCGAGCGCCGGATGATGACCTGCGGCCAGGAGGTCGTCATCGTCGCCGACCGGACGAAGTTCGGCCGACCGGCCCTGGCGAAACTCTGCGGCTGGGACGAAGTGACGCGGCTGGTGTGCGACTCTCAGGCCCCCGCCGACCTCCGGCGGACGATCGAGGCGGCCGGCGTGGTCGTCCACGAGGCCGGACCGGTAGACCGCAACGGCCACGCTGGAATGACGGGAACCAAGAGCGAGACGACCGACGAGAGGACCGAGGCATGA
- the pduL gene encoding phosphate propanoyltransferase has translation MSATATAATRDQIESLVRSIILKSMGGAPAPANGNGKPGPPKVIVNISARHCHLTQEDVDILFGKGHQLTPMKRLYQDTDFAAEETVAVVGPRQRMIPGVRILGPCRKFSQVELAFTDAISLGIDIPVRLSGDIEDTPGCLLIGPKGSLVMPKGVIRAERHVHMGPRDAEYYGVKHLDRMNMRVESPCPGLLEGLLVRTHPDWKLEVHIDTDEANSCDLTHATNVTLVKA, from the coding sequence ATGAGCGCAACGGCGACGGCGGCGACCCGCGACCAGATCGAGAGCCTGGTGCGGTCGATCATCCTCAAGAGCATGGGCGGCGCACCGGCCCCGGCCAACGGGAACGGCAAACCGGGCCCGCCGAAGGTGATCGTCAACATCTCGGCCCGGCACTGCCACCTTACCCAGGAGGACGTCGACATCCTCTTCGGCAAGGGGCACCAACTCACGCCGATGAAACGGCTGTATCAGGATACGGACTTCGCCGCCGAGGAGACCGTCGCGGTCGTCGGCCCCCGGCAGCGGATGATCCCGGGGGTTCGGATCCTTGGCCCCTGCCGCAAGTTCAGCCAGGTCGAGTTGGCGTTCACTGACGCCATCAGCCTGGGGATCGACATCCCCGTCCGGCTCTCGGGCGACATTGAGGATACGCCGGGCTGCCTGTTGATCGGCCCCAAGGGATCGCTGGTGATGCCCAAGGGCGTGATCCGGGCCGAGCGCCACGTCCACATGGGCCCACGCGACGCCGAATACTACGGCGTGAAGCACCTGGACCGGATGAACATGAGGGTCGAGAGCCCCTGCCCCGGTTTACTGGAAGGCCTGCTGGTGCGGACCCATCCGGACTGGAAGCTCGAGGTTCACATCGACACCGACGAAGCCAACTCCTGCGACCTGACGCACGCGACCAACGTGACGCTGGTCAAAGCCTGA
- a CDS encoding BMC domain-containing protein has translation MIETKGFVALVEASDAMLKAANVELVGWDKVGSGLVTAFVAGDVAAVKAAVDAGAAAASRIGEVVSVQVIPRPHEDLGGILSFTKAAAAKA, from the coding sequence ATGATCGAAACCAAGGGGTTCGTGGCGCTCGTCGAAGCGAGCGACGCGATGCTCAAGGCGGCCAACGTTGAGCTGGTCGGCTGGGACAAGGTCGGCAGCGGCCTGGTGACGGCCTTCGTCGCCGGCGACGTCGCCGCGGTCAAGGCGGCGGTCGACGCCGGCGCGGCGGCGGCCAGCCGGATCGGCGAGGTCGTCAGCGTCCAGGTCATCCCCCGCCCCCATGAAGACCTCGGCGGGATCCTTTCGTTCACCAAGGCCGCGGCCGCCAAGGCCTGA
- a CDS encoding BMC domain-containing protein, which yields MATAQKPATRGNNGSPTMNGEALGLIETKGLVGVVEATDAMLKAANVTLAGKVSVGGSFITTLVRGDVGSVRAAVEAGAEAASRVGELVSAHVIPRPDAAVLRTFLG from the coding sequence ATGGCGACGGCGCAGAAGCCCGCGACCCGCGGGAACAACGGGAGTCCGACGATGAACGGCGAGGCCCTGGGGCTGATTGAAACCAAGGGGCTCGTGGGCGTGGTTGAGGCCACTGACGCGATGCTCAAGGCGGCGAACGTGACCCTGGCCGGCAAGGTGTCGGTCGGCGGCTCGTTCATCACGACGCTGGTCCGCGGCGACGTCGGCAGCGTCCGCGCCGCCGTCGAGGCGGGGGCGGAAGCCGCCAGCCGCGTCGGCGAGCTGGTCAGCGCCCACGTGATCCCCCGGCCCGACGCGGCGGTCCTCCGCACGTTCCTCGGCTGA
- a CDS encoding BMC domain-containing protein produces MNGNALGLIETMGLVCLINAVDAMLKAASVELASPIIKLDGGVVSVMIRGDVSSVRAAVEAGAEAASKAGDLRAAHVIPRPGAAVVRAYLGASR; encoded by the coding sequence ATGAACGGCAACGCGCTGGGCCTCATCGAGACGATGGGCCTGGTCTGCCTCATCAACGCGGTCGACGCCATGCTCAAGGCGGCGTCGGTCGAGCTGGCGAGCCCGATCATCAAGCTGGACGGCGGCGTCGTCAGCGTGATGATCCGCGGCGACGTCAGCAGCGTCCGCGCCGCCGTCGAGGCGGGCGCGGAGGCCGCGTCGAAGGCCGGCGACCTTCGGGCCGCCCACGTTATCCCGCGGCCCGGCGCCGCGGTTGTTCGAGCCTACCTGGGGGCCTCGCGTTGA
- a CDS encoding acetate/propionate family kinase, protein MKILVANLGSTSFKYRLFDLGDPAEPVLARGAIDRIGSPSSKVVVKTARGESETSKTVADHGDAVQICLDQLTDPEIGVLADPSEVSAIGFKAVHARNLTGVQIVDDEVLEAMEAFNDVAPAHNPPYVKAMRGLRERFPGLPLVAAFETGFHRTIPEASQRYGIPEEWATKLGVRKWGFHGASHRYISWRIAELMGRKDLKVVSCHLGGSSSLAAIRDGASIACSLGMSPQTGLPHNNRVGDFDVFALPVLLRETGKSLEEVLDVLANHSGLKGLCGANDLRDIETAAQAGDPRAKLALDYFVASIRHYLGAFLLELGGADAIVFTGGIGENSSLIREQTLRDLSWFGIELDPALNASGPVERRVSREGSRVQVWTVPANEELVVARQSQALLQSGRKSSD, encoded by the coding sequence TTGAAGATCCTCGTCGCCAACCTGGGCAGCACCAGCTTCAAGTACCGCCTCTTCGACCTGGGCGACCCGGCCGAGCCGGTCCTGGCCAGGGGGGCGATCGATCGCATCGGCTCGCCCTCGTCCAAGGTCGTCGTCAAAACGGCCCGCGGCGAATCCGAGACGTCGAAGACGGTCGCCGACCACGGCGATGCGGTGCAGATCTGCCTGGACCAGCTCACCGACCCGGAGATCGGCGTCCTGGCCGACCCCTCCGAGGTCTCGGCGATCGGGTTCAAGGCGGTCCACGCCCGCAACCTGACCGGCGTCCAGATCGTCGACGACGAGGTGCTCGAGGCGATGGAGGCGTTCAACGACGTCGCCCCTGCCCATAACCCGCCCTACGTGAAGGCCATGCGCGGCCTCCGCGAACGGTTCCCGGGCCTGCCGCTGGTCGCCGCGTTCGAGACCGGCTTCCACCGGACCATCCCCGAAGCGTCCCAGCGCTACGGCATCCCCGAAGAGTGGGCGACCAAACTGGGCGTCCGCAAATGGGGGTTCCACGGCGCGAGCCACCGCTACATCTCGTGGCGGATCGCCGAGCTGATGGGCCGGAAGGATCTCAAGGTCGTCTCCTGTCACCTTGGGGGGAGTTCGTCGCTCGCCGCGATCCGCGACGGGGCGTCGATCGCCTGCAGCCTGGGGATGAGCCCGCAGACCGGCCTGCCGCACAACAACCGCGTCGGCGACTTCGACGTCTTCGCCCTTCCCGTCCTGCTCCGCGAGACGGGCAAGAGCCTGGAGGAAGTCCTGGACGTCCTGGCCAACCACTCGGGCCTGAAAGGCCTCTGCGGCGCCAACGACCTCCGCGACATCGAGACCGCCGCACAGGCCGGCGACCCTCGGGCCAAGCTGGCCCTCGATTACTTCGTCGCCTCGATCCGCCACTACCTGGGGGCCTTCCTCCTGGAGCTGGGCGGGGCCGACGCCATCGTCTTCACCGGCGGGATCGGCGAGAACTCGTCGCTCATCCGCGAGCAGACCCTCCGCGACCTCAGTTGGTTTGGGATCGAGCTGGATCCGGCCCTCAACGCCTCCGGCCCGGTCGAGCGCCGGGTCTCCAGGGAAGGCTCGCGAGTGCAGGTCTGGACCGTGCCCGCCAACGAAGAGTTGGTGGTCGCCCGACAGTCGCAGGCGTTGCTTCAATCGGGCCGCAAGTCGTCCGACTGA
- a CDS encoding EutN/CcmL family microcompartment protein produces the protein MFLARVTGSLVATQKVASMTGHKLLIVEPFRVDEKGGDRLVPTGRTFVVVDALGAGLGEMVLICQGSSARLTPETEKLPIDAVVIGLVDTVDVRGKVVFSTRAES, from the coding sequence ATGTTCCTGGCCCGCGTGACCGGAAGCCTGGTGGCGACTCAGAAGGTCGCTTCGATGACCGGACACAAGCTCCTCATCGTCGAGCCTTTCCGGGTCGACGAGAAGGGGGGCGACCGTCTGGTCCCCACCGGCCGGACCTTCGTCGTGGTCGACGCCCTGGGCGCCGGCCTCGGCGAGATGGTCCTCATCTGCCAGGGCTCCAGCGCCCGCCTGACTCCCGAGACCGAGAAGCTCCCCATCGACGCCGTCGTGATCGGCCTGGTCGACACGGTGGACGTCCGGGGGAAGGTCGTCTTCTCCACCCGGGCCGAATCATAA
- a CDS encoding aldehyde dehydrogenase, translating into MQTTATEDLIRNVVQQVLSQIGTGPANGANGNGAAKGPSGDLGVFPTVESATAAAEAAFNVFRNRPLGDRKKAIDCIREICVKQAEELGRLELEETQIGRLDHKIAKLRDSIPAIPGVEYLRTDNASGDAGVTFTDYTPFGVIGAITPVTHSLPTLAANAINMLAAGNTVVFNAHPSGRAIAALGVKKFNKAIAEATGLENLLTIIDPPTIESANGLFQSPKVKLLVVTGGPAVARAALASKRRAIVAGPGNPPVVVDPTACLDLAAKSIVEGAAFDNNLLCIGEKQVFGVAPIFDKLMETMSKYQAFRLTAPQIESLTRAAFENGSDGKPHVRKELVGKDPAILAAHAGVKIPANTQLLYGETGFDHPFVQEEQMMPFVPFVKVPDVNTALAMARESEHGYGHTAVLHSRDVDVMNRMGKLMDCTIFVVNGSSLAGLGGPAVPSFSIAGPTGEGVTTPLTFTRQRRTAIAGGFRFA; encoded by the coding sequence ATGCAAACGACAGCCACAGAAGATCTGATCCGCAACGTGGTCCAGCAGGTCCTCTCGCAGATAGGGACCGGCCCGGCCAATGGCGCCAACGGCAACGGAGCGGCGAAGGGGCCCTCGGGCGACCTCGGCGTCTTCCCGACCGTCGAGTCGGCCACGGCCGCCGCGGAGGCCGCCTTCAACGTCTTCCGCAACCGGCCGTTGGGCGACCGCAAGAAGGCGATCGACTGCATCCGCGAGATCTGCGTGAAGCAGGCCGAAGAGTTGGGCCGGCTGGAGCTGGAAGAGACCCAGATCGGCCGGCTCGACCACAAGATCGCCAAGCTGCGCGACTCGATCCCGGCGATCCCGGGCGTCGAGTACCTGCGGACGGACAACGCCAGCGGCGACGCCGGCGTGACCTTCACGGACTACACGCCGTTCGGCGTCATCGGCGCGATTACGCCGGTCACTCACAGCCTCCCCACGCTGGCCGCGAACGCGATCAACATGCTCGCCGCCGGCAACACGGTGGTCTTCAACGCCCACCCCTCGGGACGGGCCATCGCGGCGCTCGGCGTGAAGAAGTTCAACAAGGCCATCGCCGAGGCGACAGGCCTCGAGAACCTGTTGACGATCATCGACCCGCCGACGATCGAATCGGCCAACGGCCTCTTCCAGAGCCCGAAGGTCAAGCTGCTGGTCGTCACCGGCGGCCCGGCGGTGGCTCGTGCGGCGCTGGCCAGCAAGCGACGGGCGATCGTCGCCGGCCCCGGCAATCCGCCGGTCGTCGTCGACCCCACGGCCTGCCTGGACCTCGCGGCGAAGTCGATCGTCGAGGGCGCTGCCTTCGACAACAACCTGCTCTGCATCGGCGAAAAGCAGGTCTTCGGCGTCGCCCCCATCTTCGACAAGCTCATGGAGACGATGTCCAAGTACCAGGCCTTCCGCCTGACGGCCCCGCAGATCGAGTCGCTCACGCGTGCGGCGTTCGAGAACGGGTCGGACGGCAAGCCGCACGTCCGCAAGGAGCTGGTGGGCAAGGACCCGGCCATCCTGGCGGCGCACGCGGGGGTGAAGATCCCCGCGAACACGCAGCTTCTCTACGGCGAGACCGGGTTCGACCACCCGTTCGTTCAGGAAGAGCAGATGATGCCGTTCGTCCCCTTCGTGAAGGTGCCGGACGTCAACACGGCTCTCGCCATGGCCCGCGAGAGCGAGCACGGCTACGGCCACACGGCGGTCCTGCACTCGCGAGACGTGGACGTGATGAACCGCATGGGCAAGCTGATGGACTGCACCATCTTCGTCGTCAACGGTTCGAGCCTGGCGGGCCTGGGCGGGCCGGCGGTGCCGTCGTTCTCCATCGCCGGGCCGACCGGCGAGGGTGTGACCACCCCCCTGACCTTCACCCGCCAGCGCCGGACGGCCATCGCCGGCGGCTTCCGGTTCGCTTGA
- a CDS encoding EutN/CcmL family microcompartment protein, whose product MQLGRVVAVATSTVKHPTFEKERLLVVQLEGTGGKPDGEPVLAFDRLGARKGDLVLLTSDGAILRSLLGRDTPGRWSVMGLPDDL is encoded by the coding sequence ATGCAGCTCGGCCGAGTGGTCGCTGTGGCGACCTCCACCGTCAAGCACCCGACCTTCGAGAAGGAACGGCTCCTGGTCGTCCAGCTCGAAGGAACGGGGGGCAAGCCCGACGGCGAGCCCGTCCTGGCCTTCGACCGGCTGGGCGCCCGCAAGGGAGACCTCGTCCTGCTGACCAGCGACGGGGCCATCCTGCGAAGCCTCCTCGGCCGCGACACCCCGGGACGCTGGAGCGTGATGGGACTCCCCGACGATCTTTGA
- a CDS encoding EutN/CcmL family microcompartment protein, protein MRIAEVIGRVTLSRVHPSLSGARFPIVVPMPLVALRDGAPDRGEELVAYDKLGVGRGDLIGLSEGGEAANPFGKTLTPVDAYCACLIDSISF, encoded by the coding sequence GTGAGAATCGCCGAGGTCATTGGACGCGTGACGCTGTCGCGAGTGCATCCGAGCCTCTCCGGGGCCCGGTTCCCGATCGTCGTCCCCATGCCTTTGGTAGCCCTCCGCGACGGCGCCCCCGACCGCGGCGAGGAACTCGTCGCCTACGACAAGCTCGGAGTCGGCCGCGGCGACCTGATCGGCCTCAGCGAAGGGGGCGAGGCGGCCAACCCCTTCGGTAAGACGTTAACGCCGGTCGACGCCTATTGCGCGTGCCTGATCGATTCCATCTCCTTCTAA
- a CDS encoding class II aldolase/adducin family protein: MSVQNEWKLREMMCEIGRRIYAKGFAAANDGNISYRLSEDRVLCTPTRVSKGFMKPDDLCIIDMDGKQISGKRKRSSEMLLHLTALKARPDMKSCVHCHPPHATAFAVAKEPIPKCVLPEIEVFLGEVAISPYETPGGQKFADTILPYVKDTETILLANHGTITLGTDLEDAYFKTEIIDAYCRILLLAKQLGRVNYYGDEKAAELIKLKPGLGIPDARLTRGLENCDLCGNSLFREGYGDFSPEPKVFVHPKLIDQMAQGGETSACGCSTGAAEFGNGSSAHGKASNGQPGGPNIDSLVQSITDQVMSALNGAAK, translated from the coding sequence ATGAGCGTCCAGAACGAGTGGAAGCTGCGGGAGATGATGTGCGAGATCGGCCGGCGGATCTACGCCAAGGGCTTCGCTGCCGCCAACGACGGCAACATCAGCTACCGCCTGAGCGAGGACCGCGTCCTCTGCACGCCGACGCGGGTCTCCAAGGGCTTCATGAAGCCCGACGACCTCTGCATCATCGACATGGACGGCAAACAGATCTCCGGCAAGCGCAAGCGGTCCAGCGAGATGCTCCTGCACCTCACCGCGCTGAAGGCCCGGCCCGACATGAAGTCGTGCGTCCATTGCCACCCGCCCCACGCGACGGCCTTCGCCGTGGCCAAGGAGCCGATCCCGAAGTGCGTGCTGCCGGAGATCGAGGTCTTCCTGGGCGAGGTCGCCATCTCCCCCTATGAGACCCCCGGCGGCCAGAAGTTCGCCGACACCATCCTCCCATACGTCAAGGACACCGAGACGATCCTGCTGGCCAACCACGGCACGATCACCCTGGGGACGGACCTGGAAGACGCCTACTTCAAGACCGAGATCATCGACGCCTACTGCCGCATCCTGCTGCTGGCCAAGCAGCTCGGCCGGGTGAACTACTACGGCGATGAGAAGGCCGCTGAACTGATCAAGCTCAAGCCGGGCCTGGGCATCCCCGACGCCCGCCTCACGCGCGGCCTTGAGAATTGCGACCTCTGCGGCAACAGCCTGTTCCGCGAGGGCTACGGCGACTTCAGCCCCGAGCCCAAGGTGTTCGTCCATCCCAAGCTGATCGACCAGATGGCGCAGGGGGGCGAGACCTCGGCGTGCGGCTGCTCCACGGGCGCCGCCGAGTTCGGCAACGGCTCGTCAGCCCACGGGAAGGCCTCCAACGGACAACCTGGCGGCCCCAACATCGACTCGCTGGTGCAGTCGATCACGGACCAGGTCATGAGCGCCCTCAACGGCGCGGCGAAGTAA